The genomic DNA TATGCCTAATAATTGCTTCCCCTTCCACATCAATATTTGGAAGGATTTTATCCAACCACTTTGGTAGATACCATGCTGCGTTCCCCATGAGGCTCATCACTGCTGGTACGATGGTCATTCTGACAATGAATGCATCAAATAGAACCCCGAAAGTGAGGGCAAAGCCCATGGATTTAATAATGGGATCTGGTGCAAACATGAAGCCTAAGAATACGGCCATCATTATGAGTCCTGCGGCTGTTACTACACCTCCGCTATCCTTCATACCAACAAGGATGGCATTTTTTGCATTACCAGAGTGTGTATATTCTTCTCGCATTCGGCTCACAAGGAATACTTCATAGTCCATGGCGAGTCCGAATAATATTCCTATGACGATGACAGGCAGAAAGGCCAGTACGGGACCCGATGAATGGAATCCGAAGAATCCTGCCATATGGCCATCCTGGATGACGAAAACAACAAATCCTAATGTGGCACCCAGGGATAATAAAAAGCCAAGCACTGCTTTTAAAGGAACCAATAGTGAACGGAATACCATAACAAGAAGTAGGAATGCAAATCCGACAATTAGAGTAGCGAATAATGGAAGCGCATCATTCAGCTTTTCAGAGATATCGATATTAACGGCTGTAGTGCCTGTCACCATGAGTTTTAGGTGATTCTTATCTTCAATTCTATTGGATAATTTCCTGATGTCGTGGACAAGTTCTTTGGTCTCCACATCATTCGGTCCTGTTTTCGGTGTCATTGAAATCATATAAATGTTGGGATTGGTACTAGGTATCGGTGGATTTACACTCTGAACTTGTGGTAATTGACGTAGTTTATCCAATACTTCCTCAAGTTCAGCCTCTGAATTTTCTGGGGTATCCAACTCAGCGGCAATCACAAGGTTGGCATGAACTCCTTCACCGAACCCGTCACTTAATAAGTCATACGCAATTCGTTCTGTGCTATCAGGAGATTTTGTTCCGTTATCAGGTAATCCCAATTCCATTTGGAAAAAAGGGATAGTAATGACGGATAAAAGCACTATTCCACATAGGGCGACTGGAAGCGGACGATTTGTGATGAAACGTCCCCACTTGTTTGGCTGTTTACTTTCTTCTTTATAATTGGTTCGCATGATCTTGGCAAGAAGGGGGTTCTGTCTATCCGGACCAGCATGGTGTTTCATTACTCCAAGGATGGCCGGAACAAGAACAATAGCAACCAGAATGGCGATGAAGACACATAGGGAAGCTGAAACACCCATCATCGTTAAAAACGGAATTCTTGCAACGGCTAATCCAAGAAGAGCGATGATGACAGTAATTCCTGCGAATACGACTGCACTTCCTGCCGTTCCTGTTGCTATGGCAATGGCTTCTTCCGTAGGGTGACCCTTTTTTAGTTCCTGCCTAAATCGAGAAAAAATGAATAGGGCATAATCAATTCCTACTGCTAGCCCAAGCATGGCAGAAAGAGATAGAGAGAACGAGGTAATATCCGCAACATTTGTCCCGATCATGATCGCCATCAGTCCAATTCCGAGGCCGATGATGGCTGTGAGAATTGGCATTCCCGCAATTAGGAAGGACGTGAAGGTCAAAGCTAGCACCAAGAAAGCAGCAATGATTCCTATGGCTTCAGTAATTCCACCGATTTCTATTTCTGAGAATGCTACATCACCAGCGATTCCTGCGGTTATACCTGATTTTTCAATCTTTTTGATTTGATTCTCGACTTTTTCCTTAGACGCTTCCGTTACCTTTTCTGAAGGAACCTTGTATGTGATGACAGCATAGCCAATTTTTTTATCCTGACTAATGGTTCCGAGATCTGAAGGGGTGGCCGTGGATTCAACAGCTTTGTCCTTTTGGATGTCCTTTAGTGTCTTCTGAATAATCTGGTTTACATCACTTGATTCTAGCGTTTTATTTTTGGGTGCCTTCATTACAAGTTGGACTTGACCACCTGTTTGTTCAGAATCAGGGAAGGCTTTCTCAATGATTTTACCGGCTTCCGATGACTGTGTACCAGGTATTTCCATATTATCCTCGAATGAAGGGCCGATACTTAAGGCTAGTATCGCTGCTACAATCAGGATACCGAGCGATCCCCCAATCACTTTCTTCTTGTTGCTAACAGCCCAATGGCCTAGTTTATATAGGTACTTTGCCAATGTATGTAACCACCTTTCATGTTCATGTGCATTACTTGTAAATTGCACAAGAACAAGTGTAATGAAAGTCGGCAAAAAAAAAATCGTACATCGGGGCAGGTATCCGATGTACGAAAGGGCAGTCAGTATCAGAAGTGTATGATCTCCAGCTCAATTCCGACAGCGACGGCTTCTGTTCTGGAATTGACTCCAAGCTTATTATAGATGTTCGTAAGATGGGCTTTCACCGTTCGTTCAGCAATACCCATATGCATGGCGATATCCTTATTACGATTTCCTTTAGCTGCAGCTTGGAGAATGCTTTTTTCTTTGTCTGTCAAGATTGTTTTTGACTGTTGAGAGGGTGGCTGCTTAGTAGAAAACAATTTTTTCATGAGGGTGGCGCTAATGATGGTTTCTCCTCTTATAGCAGTGTCGATCGTACGGAATAAATCTTCTCGATTAGTATCCTTTAGCAGATAGCCTTTTGCCCCCAATTCAATACCCTGCATCATCAAGTCATCTTCGTTATACGTCGTCAGGATGATGATTGGAATGGAAATCTTTCTGCGATTTAGCTCCTTGATAGTCTCCAATCCACTTAAGATTGGCATATTTAAATCCATCAGAATTACATCGGGTTTCCGCTCTTCTATTAATTGAAGTGCGACTTCACCATTCTCTGCTTCACCTGCTATACGGAAGGAGTCATTCGTTTCTAGTATTAGCTTCAGTCCTTCTCTGACAACAAAGTGGTCGTCTACGATTAGTACATCGTGCACCATAAGTATGCTCTCCTTTTATTAGTTGCTTCACATAGGAACAATGATCATCAATTTTGTCCCGTTTCCTGGAGTACTGTTAATTTTTATTTTGCCCCCTAGTAGACGCACACGCTCCCTCATCCCTAGGAGACCATATTTTCCGTTGCTTTTTTCAATTTGTTTGGTGGAGAACCCAACTCCATCGTCCTCAATGATCAAATGCAATTGATTGTGGTGTTGGTGGATTTTAATTGACAGATGCTTGGCATGAGCATGCTTTTCTACATTTGCCAATGCTTCCCCAAGGATTTTTAGGGTGTGTTCGCTCGCGAGCCCTGATATCTTGGAAATGGACTCGATATCTTTTGATACATCAACAGAATGATTTGAAGTGAATTCGTCGATTCGCTTGTTAACAGCACTAGTGAAATTAAAGTCTGGAAGTGTTGTACTTCGGAGATCGTCGATGGCCGTTCGCGCTTCGCTTAAAGTTGTTCTTGCCTGCTGCATCGAGCGTCCGATGATTTCATGTGCTCGATGCTCATTCCCTTTTTGTAAATAAGCATCTACAGCTTCAAGTTGCATAATCAAGCCGGCCAGCCCTTGAGCAAGCGTGTCGTGAAGATCTCTTGCCATTCTTTGCCTTTCATTGGATAGGGTTAGTTCCTCAACCTTCTGGTGAGCCTGCTCAAGTTCTCGGAGAAAGTACCCCATCCTTTGTCGTTCATTAACTTGACGATTATAAAGTACTGTATAAAAAATGATGATTGACAGAATGATGAACAGTACTGGAATTAATAATGGAAGATCATCCAATCCGTAATTAATCCCAATTGCTACACAGAACAATCCATATAGTAGCCCAAACATTAAGCCCACCTTAGTGTAGCTCTTTAGTATAGTAATGCCTTGGGCGATAAGAATGGGTAATAGTCCAATTAATATGACAGGAGACCCTTTTGGAATAAGGAACGCCGATACAAATATCAAGGCCCCTTGTACAAAAAAGTAATGCCAGTAACGGTTCTTGGGAAAGTTAGTAGAAAACCAGTATAAAAGGACATGGAGTCCCATGAGTCCAGTAAAGATTATGCTTTTCGTAACCATCGGTTGATTCAAAGACTGCAAAATGAGAGTCGATACGTATACCAAGCTAACCCAGAAAACGATAGGAGTTTTAGAAAATAAAGATACATCAAATTGAAATTTATTAATTTTTTTAGGTTTTCTCATATTCATCACCATTTTTTATTATATATCATTTGTGTCAAGATTAAGCTGTACAAAAAGGCATGCCCTTTTGTACAGTACAACTTACAACTAATAGTTCTATGTCTTCAGTGGTGAAATAGATGTATTGAAGTGATTGTAAATATTACAATGAAATACTTGCCCATAATGGTAAATGACTATCCAACAAATATCTTCATCAATTGTCTACAACATCACGTCTAGTTATAGGAATGTAGAGTTAGTCGATAAATTACACCAAATTGCAAATAAGAAAGTCTGCTCCCCGCCCCACAAACTATAGCTTGGACCATGGCCAATGGCTCTATACCTAATCAAGGAACTAAACGTTTCTTGTATCGGGAGAAGAACTTGGGAGCAACCAACATTCAAATTGCGAGTGAAGACCTGTAGCAAATAGATGACCTCATGCCTAAGGAATCTGTATTCTTAGAGAGCGTGTATAGGTGTGGCCTGGATTGTGTGACCCCCTCATTAAAAAGGATATATTAAAGAAGAAAGGTGAAAAACAGCCTACCGATTAT from Rossellomorea marisflavi includes the following:
- a CDS encoding response regulator gives rise to the protein MVHDVLIVDDHFVVREGLKLILETNDSFRIAGEAENGEVALQLIEERKPDVILMDLNMPILSGLETIKELNRRKISIPIIILTTYNEDDLMMQGIELGAKGYLLKDTNREDLFRTIDTAIRGETIISATLMKKLFSTKQPPSQQSKTILTDKEKSILQAAAKGNRNKDIAMHMGIAERTVKAHLTNIYNKLGVNSRTEAVAVGIELEIIHF
- a CDS encoding sensor histidine kinase — its product is MRKPKKINKFQFDVSLFSKTPIVFWVSLVYVSTLILQSLNQPMVTKSIIFTGLMGLHVLLYWFSTNFPKNRYWHYFFVQGALIFVSAFLIPKGSPVILIGLLPILIAQGITILKSYTKVGLMFGLLYGLFCVAIGINYGLDDLPLLIPVLFIILSIIIFYTVLYNRQVNERQRMGYFLRELEQAHQKVEELTLSNERQRMARDLHDTLAQGLAGLIMQLEAVDAYLQKGNEHRAHEIIGRSMQQARTTLSEARTAIDDLRSTTLPDFNFTSAVNKRIDEFTSNHSVDVSKDIESISKISGLASEHTLKILGEALANVEKHAHAKHLSIKIHQHHNQLHLIIEDDGVGFSTKQIEKSNGKYGLLGMRERVRLLGGKIKINSTPGNGTKLMIIVPM
- a CDS encoding MMPL family transporter — protein: MAKYLYKLGHWAVSNKKKVIGGSLGILIVAAILALSIGPSFEDNMEIPGTQSSEAGKIIEKAFPDSEQTGGQVQLVMKAPKNKTLESSDVNQIIQKTLKDIQKDKAVESTATPSDLGTISQDKKIGYAVITYKVPSEKVTEASKEKVENQIKKIEKSGITAGIAGDVAFSEIEIGGITEAIGIIAAFLVLALTFTSFLIAGMPILTAIIGLGIGLMAIMIGTNVADITSFSLSLSAMLGLAVGIDYALFIFSRFRQELKKGHPTEEAIAIATGTAGSAVVFAGITVIIALLGLAVARIPFLTMMGVSASLCVFIAILVAIVLVPAILGVMKHHAGPDRQNPLLAKIMRTNYKEESKQPNKWGRFITNRPLPVALCGIVLLSVITIPFFQMELGLPDNGTKSPDSTERIAYDLLSDGFGEGVHANLVIAAELDTPENSEAELEEVLDKLRQLPQVQSVNPPIPSTNPNIYMISMTPKTGPNDVETKELVHDIRKLSNRIEDKNHLKLMVTGTTAVNIDISEKLNDALPLFATLIVGFAFLLLVMVFRSLLVPLKAVLGFLLSLGATLGFVVFVIQDGHMAGFFGFHSSGPVLAFLPVIVIGILFGLAMDYEVFLVSRMREEYTHSGNAKNAILVGMKDSGGVVTAAGLIMMAVFLGFMFAPDPIIKSMGFALTFGVLFDAFIVRMTIVPAVMSLMGNAAWYLPKWLDKILPNIDVEGEAIIRHKVDNE